The genomic interval GTATACTATTAAGAGTCGCTTTACTAATTCGTTGAACGTCCATTATCTATCACCTAATTTAGCAAGATATTGTAAAAAAGGAGAGGGATCTCCTCTCCTTTGACTTGATACTATTATTTTAATAATTGTAGTACACCTTGAGGCATCTGATTCGCTTGCGCAAGCATTGCTTGAGCTGACTGAACAAGGATATTGTTCTTTGTATAAGTAGACATTTCTAATGCCATATCCAAATCACGAATACGAGATTCAGAAGCTGTGACGTTTTCGCTCATATATTTCAAGTTAGATACCGCATACTCTAAACGGTTTTGAACTGCCCCCATACGAGAACGTTCAGAGGACACTCTTTGAATCGCATCATCAAGAACAGTAACAGCAGCGCCTGCTTTTTCATTACTTGAAATATCTAATGTATATTCTGTCGGCGTATCCGTTGATCCATTATTAGACATTTTCTCTTTTGTATACCAAACCGTTACTTCCTGACCATTTGATAATGTAACCTTCTGCTCTCCACCTTTAATTGTGTCACTAATACCTAAAGTTTCTGCCTGCATATTTTTAACTTCAAGTGACACTGTTTGACCTTGGTTGGCTCCAATTTGTAATGTAACTAGATTATTGCCATTATTTACTATTGGAGCAGTTGCTGATTCTTGACCAGTTTTTTGCTTTAATTGAATTTTTCCATCGACAACACTAGCTTCATATTTTGCATTTAATATCGCATTACCATTAATCTTGTCTTTTAATTCATTCGCATCTTTCCATCCTGCCGAACCTGTTTCATCATAATCGAAAGTAACACTATCAATTATAATGTCCTGAGGATTAACTTGGAATTGATATACACCTTCGATTGCTGGTACTCCATCAGCACCACCATTTATCTTTGAGGAACCTGTGATTACTGCACTTGGAGTTCCTCCTACAGTCGCTGTAATTCCTGCAAACGAGCCGCCTTGCGCTGTAAATGCAGCCTCAATAGCAGCTTTAATATCTACAGTGGATGAGTAACCTCCATTTCCATCTGTATTATCAAAATCACCATTGATAATAATCTTTTTATTAGCCGTATCAATACTTGCTGTTTCAGTTGTGCCATCCTCTACCGTTCCGAATTCAACTGTATAGCCATTTAATGTTGCTCCTGCTCCAGCAAAATCAAATGTTAAGCCTTCCGCTGTAACTTGACCTGGCTGAACTGCAGGTATTGCATTTGAACCACCAATAGCTGAAGAAGATGCTGCGGTTGTAGGAGCTGTCCCTCCCACTACGACCGCTATTCCAGTAAATGAATTATTCAATGCATTATTTACTTCAGTGTTAATATCAGAAGCTAACGGTGCGTTACTAAAATCATAACTAATAGTAATCTTTTCAGTTCCTGTATTAATATTTGCTGTTGTAGTACCACTCACACCAGCATCCACCAATTCAATTGTATAGTTACTTAAAGTTCCATTAGCACCAGAGAAATCAAATGTTAGTGTCCCCGCTGTAACCGTCGTCGGTTGAATAGCAGCTACTTCATCTGCACCATCTCTTATAGCTAAAGAACCTTCGATTACTGCCCTTGGATCTCCCAAAACAGTTGCAGTGATTCCTGCAAATGAACCGCCTTGTGCGTTAAACACAGCCTCAATGGCAGCTTTTATATCAGCAGTGGATGAATAAGTTCCATTTCCATCTGTATTATCAAAGTCTCCATTTATAATAATCTTTTTATTAGCCGTATCGATACTTGCAGTTTCACTTGTACCGTCCGCTATAGTTCCAAATTCAACTGTATAGCCATTTAACGTTGCTCCTGCTCCAGTAAAAGAGAATGTTAATCCTTCCGCTGTCACCTGTCCTGGTTCAATAGAAGGTACTGATTGTGCTCCCGCCATTTTAGTTATAATTTCATTGGATAATGATCCATCCAATAATTTCTTCGTATTAAATTCCGTTGTATTACTAATTCGATTGATTTCATTTGTCAGTTGATTAATTTCTTCTTGTATCGCTTTTCTATCTACATCTGTATTAGAGTCATTACCTGCTTGAATCGCTAGTTCACGCATACGCTGTAAAATTTCATGAGTCGAAGATAAAGCACCTTCTGCAGTTTGAATAAAGGATATCCCGTCTAGCGCATTACGTTCAGCCATATCCAAACCTCGGATTTGTGAACGCATTTTTTCAGAAATCGCTAAGCCTGCTGCATCATCTGAGGCGCGGTTAATACGTAATCCAGAAGAAAGCTTTTCAAGACTTTTTGCCGTAGTAGAGTTGTTTACTGATAAATTTCTGTAAGCATTTAATGCTGTAATATTATGATTAATCTTCATGTATTTATCTCCTCTATATAACTTATTGATTTATTCTCATAACGCTAGATTCATACGCTGCAACTTTTCGATTTATTTTTTGCGTTGGATTTGGAGTCTTTTTCAATGCGATATTCCAAGCACTTGCTATTTCTCCAACAATTTTGAGCACGCCTTGAATTTTTTCCGCATCTTTTTTTAGGTTGGCTTCGACTAATTCATCCGCCATAAAGTTATATAGCCTATCTAATTGTTCAGCAATCGGACCTGCTTCATACTTTAAACCAACACCTAATCTATGGAGAATATCATTTGCTTTTTGTAATTTTTTGTTCGACTCTATATAGTCTTTCTTTTCAATTAACGTAATAGCTTGTTCTAGGTTTTCGATTAAACCTTCATACAAAAACGCTGTTAGTTCTTGTGGTGTTTTTTGATAAATCATCTCTTCCGAAAGAAATTCCACTTTTGTATCTCCACCTTTTAACTTAGCTACTATAATTATCGGTAAAAGCTATCTAACTTTTAATAACTTTGATCGAGTTCTTCCAATAATATTAAAATCTCGGCCATCACCGCATATAATTGCGGCGGAATTGACTCCCCAAGATCAATGTTTAGTAAAGCACTCACTAACGATTCATCTTCTTGCATTTGAATATTATTTTGCTTCGCCAACTCCATAATTTTTTGAGCTACTTGACCAGAACCGTGAGCCACGACCGTCGGCACCGCTCCTTTGCTGTCATCATATCGAATAACAGCCGCGGTCGGTCCACTCACTCTTTTTTTATTTTTTTGGTTAACATATAATGAATTCCTCATATTGAAAAATCATACCCTTTCTCCGTAAAAGTCGGAGCTAATTGTGCTTTCTCCGTAACGCGTTCTTCTGTTGACGCACTTGCCTTTGGTTCGTTGAGAGGCTTCACGTTCATCGTCTGTAACTGATATCCAATTTCACGGAAGCGCTCCTGCGTTACTTCTGTAAAGCCCTCCAGCTTCTCCGATAACTGTTCCTTATTGCTACGGAACGTCAGACTTACATTTTTCTCAGAAGAAGACAGAAGAACTCCGATATCGCCTAAACGCTTCGTTTCTAGCACAAAATAAATGCTGCAGTTCTCCCAATCTACCTTTTCGCCATCCTTTCGTGAATTGACATATATTTTGATGTTTTCTACTTGTTTCTCCATCATATATGGCAGCTGGAAAAATAGATTTTGCATACCTGAAGAGTCTTGCTTATTCAAAAGCTGTTGACCGGTAATATTATTCACAGTTTGCTCTACCTGCTGCATAAGCTGTGGCTTCATCTCTTCATTTTTCATCATTTTCATTAATGCCGCTTTTACATTTTCTGTTTGCTGAGGGTCAGCTGGTGTTCCATTTTTAGAAACGAGTGAAAAACCAGCATCATGTTCATGCGTTAAGCCGATTTTTCGAATCGTGTCATACATTTGGCGTGCTGAAGGCTCATTATTTGTAAAAGGCTGCACCGCTTGTTCAACTGTGCTAGCCATTTGACGCGCTGAAGAAAAGTTTTCTAAACCAAGCTTGTCTAAAACAAAATGCTTCACCTTTACATCAGAAGGCTTGAAGACAATGTTTTCGATATTTGCCTTTACTTCTTTCACAATTTTATTCGCCTCGCTAACTTCACCTTTAGCTAGTAATTTTTTTGCTTCCGCCAACTGAGAGCTTGCGGCAAGCATTTTCTTTTCTGTCGACATATCTGTGTAAAGCAAATAGTCTCCCTTTAAAATCGCGTTATCGAGTTTATGAATCGTGGACTCTAAAATTTGCTTCACATTGGCTTGTGGTAAAATATTCCGATTTTCAAGCATCTTTGAAATATTATCTAGATTTCTTGTAATCTCACGTTTCAACGTTTTAAAATCAATCGCCATTTGTGACAGCTTCTTTGTAATTTCAGTCACCATGACATTTTGCGAATCTAATTTTAACGTTTGAACCGCTTCGTTAATCGCATATTGTTCCGCTT from Peribacillus asahii carries:
- a CDS encoding flagellin N-terminal helical domain-containing protein yields the protein MKINHNITALNAYRNLSVNNSTTAKSLEKLSSGLRINRASDDAAGLAISEKMRSQIRGLDMAERNALDGISFIQTAEGALSSTHEILQRMRELAIQAGNDSNTDVDRKAIQEEINQLTNEINRISNTTEFNTKKLLDGSLSNEIITKMAGAQSVPSIEPGQVTAEGLTFSFTGAGATLNGYTVEFGTIADGTSETASIDTANKKIIINGDFDNTDGNGTYSSTADIKAAIEAVFNAQGGSFAGITATVLGDPRAVIEGSLAIRDGADEVAAIQPTTVTAGTLTFDFSGANGTLSNYTIELVDAGVSGTTTANINTGTEKITISYDFSNAPLASDINTEVNNALNNSFTGIAVVVGGTAPTTAASSSAIGGSNAIPAVQPGQVTAEGLTFDFAGAGATLNGYTVEFGTVEDGTTETASIDTANKKIIINGDFDNTDGNGGYSSTVDIKAAIEAAFTAQGGSFAGITATVGGTPSAVITGSSKINGGADGVPAIEGVYQFQVNPQDIIIDSVTFDYDETGSAGWKDANELKDKINGNAILNAKYEASVVDGKIQLKQKTGQESATAPIVNNGNNLVTLQIGANQGQTVSLEVKNMQAETLGISDTIKGGEQKVTLSNGQEVTVWYTKEKMSNNGSTDTPTEYTLDISSNEKAGAAVTVLDDAIQRVSSERSRMGAVQNRLEYAVSNLKYMSENVTASESRIRDLDMALEMSTYTKNNILVQSAQAMLAQANQMPQGVLQLLK
- the fliS gene encoding flagellar export chaperone FliS → MEFLSEEMIYQKTPQELTAFLYEGLIENLEQAITLIEKKDYIESNKKLQKANDILHRLGVGLKYEAGPIAEQLDRLYNFMADELVEANLKKDAEKIQGVLKIVGEIASAWNIALKKTPNPTQKINRKVAAYESSVMRINQ
- a CDS encoding EscU/YscU/HrcU family type III secretion system export apparatus switch protein encodes the protein MRNSLYVNQKNKKRVSGPTAAVIRYDDSKGAVPTVVAHGSGQVAQKIMELAKQNNIQMQEDESLVSALLNIDLGESIPPQLYAVMAEILILLEELDQSY